In bacterium, one DNA window encodes the following:
- the ybeY gene encoding rRNA maturation RNase YbeY, which produces MKDTRRKRKVVFSLKNCQRKIRINCPQIMTTLKKNNLFFSTPPSYINVVIVSDNKIKKLNKEFLHKNTTTDVLSFKVSYQEGEVIISAETAQQNALQYGFPVEYEIIYLIIHGYLHLRNYTDYTEKERTKMLKIQDRIFTKIIRNRKYESEQ; this is translated from the coding sequence ATGAAAGATACGAGAAGAAAAAGAAAAGTGGTATTTTCCCTAAAAAACTGTCAAAGGAAGATTAGAATTAACTGTCCCCAAATAATGACAACGCTTAAAAAAAATAATCTATTTTTCTCTACACCCCCCTCTTATATTAATGTTGTTATTGTAAGTGACAACAAAATTAAGAAACTCAATAAAGAATTTTTACACAAAAATACTACAACAGATGTTTTGAGTTTTAAGGTATCTTATCAAGAAGGAGAGGTAATAATATCCGCTGAGACCGCACAACAGAATGCATTGCAATATGGTTTCCCTGTGGAATATGAGATAATATATTTAATAATTCACGGGTATCTACATCTTAGAAATTACACTGATTATACTGAAAAAGAAAGAACAAAAATGTTAAAGATACAGGACAGGATATTTACAAAAATAATAAGGAATAGAAAATATGAAAGTGAACAATAA
- a CDS encoding diacylglycerol kinase, whose product MKVNNKKQDIVTSFNSALEGLFYSFKRERNIKIHTIFAFAVILLGLFFKLPLPEFILLLVVISIVFIAELINTVVEVVVDVFVSEYHYEAKKAKDISAAAVLVSAVLSVISGYLIFVKHFPSGWRNIFNNIANSSWHLSFTALIIVITLSLVMKLIIGKKYSVSGGMPSIHSVASFSIWTAISFFTFNEYPIISLLVFILAFWVAQSRVLRGIHKPSEVIIGGIIGVFITTLFFQIFWR is encoded by the coding sequence ATGAAAGTGAACAATAAAAAACAGGATATAGTGACAAGTTTCAATTCTGCATTAGAAGGTCTATTTTACTCATTTAAAAGAGAAAGAAATATTAAAATTCATACAATCTTTGCTTTTGCTGTAATACTGTTAGGACTTTTCTTTAAACTACCGCTTCCAGAATTTATCCTTCTGCTGGTTGTTATATCAATTGTGTTCATAGCAGAACTTATAAATACAGTTGTAGAAGTTGTTGTGGATGTATTTGTATCAGAGTATCATTATGAAGCAAAAAAAGCCAAAGATATATCTGCCGCAGCAGTTCTTGTATCCGCTGTACTTTCTGTAATTAGTGGCTATCTGATATTTGTAAAACATTTCCCTTCCGGATGGAGAAACATATTTAATAATATAGCAAACTCTTCGTGGCATTTAAGTTTCACTGCACTTATTATTGTAATAACACTTTCTCTCGTTATGAAACTTATTATAGGGAAAAAATATTCAGTTTCAGGCGGGATGCCCAGTATCCATAGTGTCGCATCTTTCAGTATATGGACAGCCATATCATTCTTTACTTTTAATGAATACCCTATTATTTCATTGCTCGTCTTTATTCTCGCATTCTGGGTAGCACAAAGCAGGGTTTTGCGGGGAATACATAAACCATCAGAGGTAATTATCGGTGGAATTATAGGAGTGTTTATTACAACCCTTTTCTTTCAAATATTCTGGAGGTGA
- a CDS encoding PhoH family protein, which translates to MSLLKEVYLTNEEAQIISGIRDSNLDYIEDLMGVEIFARGNVLKIKGTDKNVENTITLLDALKNFVKHKKNITRSDILKILEEPSELQEHNSTLLETKDKSSAILVDSKRKIITPRSPAQKRYIQTIRKYDLVMGIGPAGTGKTYLAVAVGIEMVKHGKFQKIVLTRPALEAGERLGFLPGDLEEKIKPYLQPIYDSIYDIMRYEEIKRWTERRILEVVPLAYMRGRTLSDSFIILDEAQNTTLEQMKMFLTRLGINSKAVITGDITQIDTPLSSLTSGLVEIQKVLHRVSGIKFVYFSHRDVVRHSLVKKIINAYERYEKKKKSGIFPKKLSKED; encoded by the coding sequence ATGTCCCTTTTAAAAGAGGTATATCTCACCAATGAAGAAGCCCAGATTATCTCTGGGATAAGAGATAGTAATCTTGATTATATTGAGGACTTGATGGGTGTAGAGATTTTTGCCAGAGGTAATGTTTTAAAAATAAAGGGGACTGATAAAAACGTTGAAAACACAATAACATTATTGGATGCTCTCAAAAATTTCGTCAAACATAAAAAAAATATAACCCGAAGTGATATACTCAAAATATTGGAAGAACCATCTGAACTACAGGAACATAATTCCACTTTATTAGAAACAAAGGATAAATCATCTGCTATCCTTGTGGATTCAAAGCGAAAAATAATTACTCCGAGAAGTCCTGCACAGAAAAGATATATCCAGACAATAAGAAAATATGACCTCGTAATGGGAATAGGACCTGCTGGTACAGGCAAGACATATCTTGCTGTTGCAGTGGGTATTGAGATGGTAAAACATGGAAAATTCCAGAAGATTGTACTCACCAGACCAGCACTTGAGGCAGGTGAACGACTGGGATTTCTTCCAGGAGACCTTGAAGAAAAGATAAAGCCATATCTTCAGCCCATATATGACTCAATATATGACATTATGCGGTATGAAGAAATTAAACGCTGGACAGAAAGAAGGATACTTGAAGTAGTCCCCCTTGCATATATGAGAGGGAGAACATTAAGTGATTCTTTTATAATACTTGATGAAGCCCAGAACACCACTCTGGAACAAATGAAGATGTTTCTCACCCGTCTCGGTATCAATTCAAAAGCAGTAATTACAGGTGATATTACACAGATAGATACCCCTCTTTCATCTCTTACATCAGGACTGGTAGAAATACAGAAAGTCCTTCATAGAGTTTCAGGTATAAAATTTGTGTACTTTTCGCATAGAGATGTGGTAAGACATTCTCTTGTAAAAAAGATAATAAATGCTTATGAAAGATACGAGAAGAAAAAGAAAAGTGGTATTTTCCCTAAAAAACTGTCAAAGGAAGATTAG